One Qiania dongpingensis genomic window carries:
- the purE gene encoding 5-(carboxyamino)imidazole ribonucleotide mutase: MAKVGIIMGSDSDLAVMSKAADILDKLGVDYEMTIISAHREPDVFFEYAKSAETKGFKVIIAGAGMAAHLPGMCAAIFPMPVIGVPMHTTSLGGRDSLYSIVQMPSGIPVATVAINGGANAGILAAKILATSDEALLGRLKEYSEELKDQVVAKADKLHEIGHKEYLKQK, encoded by the coding sequence ATGGCAAAAGTAGGAATTATCATGGGAAGCGATTCTGACCTGGCCGTTATGAGCAAAGCGGCTGATATTCTGGACAAGCTTGGCGTGGATTACGAGATGACGATCATTTCCGCCCACAGGGAGCCGGATGTGTTTTTCGAATATGCGAAGTCAGCTGAGACAAAGGGGTTTAAGGTGATTATTGCAGGCGCTGGGATGGCGGCTCACCTGCCTGGAATGTGCGCGGCAATCTTCCCCATGCCCGTCATCGGTGTTCCGATGCATACCACATCCCTTGGCGGACGGGATTCCCTTTATTCCATCGTACAGATGCCTTCCGGCATTCCCGTGGCGACTGTAGCAATAAACGGCGGGGCCAACGCGGGCATTCTGGCGGCGAAAATTCTTGCCACCTCCGATGAGGCGCTGCTCGGCCGCCTGAAGGAGTATTCCGAGGAGCTTAAAGATCAAGTGGTTGCCAAAGCAGATAAGCTGCATGAGATCGGCCATAAAGAATATTTAAAACAGAAATAG
- the purM gene encoding phosphoribosylformylglycinamidine cyclo-ligase, whose amino-acid sequence MDYKKAGVDIEAGYKAVELMKKHVQRTMRPEVLGGIGGFSGAFSMDAYKSMEHPTLVSGTDGVGTKLKLAFAMDKHDTIGIDCVAMCVNDIACAGGEPLFFLDYIACGKNEPEKIATIVGGVAEGCRQAGAALIGGETAEMPGFYPVDEYDLAGFSVGIVDQKDLISGKDLKPGDVLIGMASSGIHSNGYSLVRKVFSMSRESLNTYCESLGSTLGEALLVPTKIYVKALKSIRESGAVIKACSHITGGGFYENVPRMLVDGTHAVIEKDSYPVPSIFEMLARDGDIEEQMMYNTFNMGIGMIVAVDKDDVEKTMEAVKAAGEAPYVIGRVEAGEKGVTLC is encoded by the coding sequence ATGGATTACAAAAAAGCAGGTGTGGATATTGAGGCCGGTTATAAGGCTGTGGAGCTGATGAAGAAACATGTCCAGAGGACGATGCGCCCCGAGGTCTTAGGCGGCATCGGCGGGTTTTCCGGCGCTTTTTCCATGGACGCTTACAAAAGCATGGAGCATCCGACCCTGGTATCCGGTACCGACGGAGTAGGAACGAAGCTTAAGCTTGCCTTTGCCATGGATAAACATGATACGATAGGGATCGATTGCGTTGCTATGTGTGTGAATGACATTGCGTGCGCGGGAGGCGAACCGCTGTTTTTCCTGGATTATATTGCCTGTGGTAAAAATGAACCGGAAAAGATCGCTACCATCGTGGGCGGCGTGGCGGAAGGATGCAGACAGGCAGGAGCGGCGCTGATCGGCGGAGAGACCGCAGAGATGCCCGGCTTTTATCCGGTGGATGAATACGACCTGGCCGGATTCTCTGTGGGAATCGTAGACCAGAAGGATCTGATATCAGGAAAAGACCTGAAGCCAGGCGACGTGCTTATTGGCATGGCTTCCTCCGGCATACACAGCAATGGATATTCTCTGGTGCGCAAGGTATTTTCCATGTCCCGGGAGAGTCTGAACACGTACTGCGAATCTTTGGGGTCGACTTTGGGAGAGGCTCTTTTGGTTCCCACAAAGATTTATGTGAAAGCGCTGAAATCCATCCGTGAATCCGGTGCGGTCATCAAGGCCTGCAGCCATATCACCGGCGGAGGGTTTTATGAGAATGTGCCCAGGATGCTGGTGGACGGCACCCATGCGGTGATCGAGAAAGACAGCTATCCGGTGCCTTCCATTTTTGAGATGCTTGCAAGGGACGGTGACATCGAAGAACAGATGATGTACAATACATTTAATATGGGAATCGGCATGATCGTGGCTGTGGACAAGGATGATGTGGAAAAGACCATGGAAGCGGTAAAAGCAGCCGGCGAGGCGCCTTATGTCATCGGTCGGGTAGAGGCTGGTGAAAAAGGAGTTACTTTATGCTGA